In one Lolium rigidum isolate FL_2022 chromosome 3, APGP_CSIRO_Lrig_0.1, whole genome shotgun sequence genomic region, the following are encoded:
- the LOC124702009 gene encoding uncharacterized protein LOC124702009, which translates to MSRPSRSDAHLSPVDEAVRVAEVREYYDDAAPKRHTKPSRSEHSAVYTDDAFVDSSHPELDKLQELEAHTEKLVLEGGKPGEEFVETEYYKDLGGVGKQHHTTGTGFIKMDKPTGASFELSEDPDASERHASCKGNPATNEWIPSADTVHQASDKPNRSDS; encoded by the exons ATGTCGCGGCCGAGCAGGAGCGACGCGCACCTGTCCCCCGTGGACGAGGCGGTGCGGGTGGCGGAGGTGCGGGAGTACTACGACGACGCCGCGCCCAAGCGCCACACCAAACCCTCCCGCAGCGAGCACTCCGCCGTCTACACCGACGACGCGTTCGTCGACTCCTCCCACCCCGAGCTCGACAAACTCCAGGAGCTCGAGGCTCACACCGAG AAACTGGTGCTCGAGGGCGGCAAGCCGGGAGAGGAGTTCGTGGAGACGGAGTACTACAAGGACCTCGGCGGCGTCGGCAAGCAGCACCACACG ACTGGGACGGGCTTCATCAAGATGGACAAGCCCACCGGCGCCTCCTTCGAGCTCTCCGAGGACCCCGACGCATCGGAGCGCCACGCTTCCTGCAAGGGGAATCCTGCCACCAACGAGTGGATCCCGTCGGCCGACACG GTGCACCAGGCGTCAGACAAGCCCAACAGAAGCGACAGCTGA